The genomic interval ACCGTAACACATGCAGACAATTCACATACCTTAGGGTGgctctggagacaagtgtcccCTGTAGTGGTGTTGAATGACTGTTGTTACAGTGAACCGCATTTCAGTTCATAAGGCCCTTTTATTTTGTGGGTACACACATTTCCAAAGACAATATAAATCCCActaagccttttttttttttttatccacttATTATAACTTCGTTATTACGTCCTACGTCCTTCTCTTTGTTCTCGTCGCGGGGGTTCCTGCAGACGTTTAACTTCCGCAGCATACGAGTGGACACCCCTCTACTCCTCATCGTCAACGGCAGGAGGCAGAACGTCCAGGCCCAGACGGCAGCCTCCGTCAGCTACAAGCCGCAGAGTGAATGAGGACGCGAGGCAAAACAGGGGGAGCCAAGAAGGAGCATGGACATTCTGTGTGcctgttttagtttttgtgtGAGTTTTGTAAATACTAGATCTTTGTTATGTTAAATAGTATTTAGGAATACACTGTTTGTACATAtttataaaactttttttttttttgtattttgtttatgtgAGGGGGGGCTGGGGAACTTCTTAAATGACTGCCTACAATGTAATAATGAATTGCAATGACAATGGTGTCAGACTTATGGGCTCAAGACATTAAAACCGACATTCCCATTCCCCCAAATCATCTGTTTCTCTGACGTGGACCACTTTTGACATATATGCTTCATCAACTGTGTCATCAACTTGTATAATGAATCCTATTTCATTCATCTCATTCATTAACCACTACTTCTGGTCTTTCAATATTGAAAAAGATCATCTTATTTTGCAGAATGATCTCACTGATCTAACTTACAAAGCTGTACTGTGTTTTATTAAGTTCAAGAGATTGCATCCAAGACACTTTCAACTTCACTCAACAAATGTCCAACTACTGAACTACAACATGAATATGAAAAGATCCCCAATACAGACTAACACGTAAATCTATGGTAAAGATGTTCTAAAACAGCCAGGTTTCTAACCAACATTTTCTCCTATGGATTTACAGCAGGCTGTAATTTTCACTATAGCTTGTTCCTAACTGACCAGCCTATCAAAGTTAATAATGAATAGAACCGGAATGATtctatttgttgttattctatgGTCTCAGTATTTCTTGAATAAGGTGCGGCCCTTGTCCCTGGCAGGTGAGCTAAACTGGAAGAAGGTCTTTCCTCCAGTGTCTGGCTCCAGAGAAGAAAAGAGGCGGCTGTCCCCATCAGGGCCTGTGGCCAGGAAAGAAGGACTCCCTCTGGGAGAAGGCTGTCTGATCACCCCTGGGAAACAGATGAATCCCTGtgattattttctgttgtttaacTCATTAGAAGCGGTAATCTTAACATCACACAACTATTGTGCCTTTGGGTTCAGAGATGCCTTTCTGCTCATTGCTGTGGCAAAGAGTGACCTAATTAATGAGGTGTTTGTGCCCACAGAACAGCCACTCACTGGCTGTTGGTTGTGTCTTGCACTATTCTCTATAGTGTGACAAACCCAGGAGGTCAACTGTTTCTGGGATGCCGGAAACAccatgtctggcaccaacaatcaccCCACGGTCAAAGTCACTTCGATCACAAGTCTTCCACATTATAACGTATGGCTGAACAGCAACTAAACCTCTTGaccatgtctgcatgctttaAACATTGAGTTGGAGCCACGTAACCCCATTAAAATTGTTGAACATGATCCATGCACGAGCAGAAGCTTCAGGAAAGCATTTTAACCGAACCTCCCTGACAACCTCCAACCCCTCGTTTTTAGCGGGGGGTGGCGGGTCCTGCATGTTGATACATAAGACTGAATTCAAACTCCATGCCAACTTCCCAGATGACATGGATGCATTTgttgacatacagacagacctcCAAGACGGTCTAATCGGGGATTCACGTCCCCTCCCCCGTCTGACCTGTGGTGAATTCGGGCGGTGCGGCCTGACGGGGCGCCTCTCTGTCCCCCACCACCATGTTACGCAGCCTGAGGGAGTCATAGAGGCCCTGCAGTTTCTGGTACTGCCTGTTCCTCTCCATCAGACGCTCCGACACCTCGCTGTATTTCCTCTTGtactcgtccatcacctggaGGAAAGACGATGCATGAGAGGGAGGCCAGGGAAACGGAGGGGCAGGACCAGGCCAAGCACACAAGGGCAGGTTGAAGTGATCGGGTTTAAGGCAAGCACTGATAGCTGCCAGCGACCTGTCGCTTGAACGCGGAACGTTCAATAAAAGACCGGGACCCGGATAAAACCTAGCGGGAAAACGTGAGAAGAAAACACGTTGTTCCAACAACAGTTTCTTCAACAGGGGATTTTTAGACCCGCTTTAGAGTTTTATTCAGGCTTACCCCGTCCCTGCATTTTGATACTCATGTAAATGTTGTCAGGACAAGGAGATGTCTGTCAAAACATTTGCATCAAGTCTACCAAAAAAATAAGTTGGCTAACTGTtatttagtccaggactaagcTTAATCTGTGTACCATGAAAACCAGCCATATGTTTCCAAGGCCTTTTGCTTGAACAGAGTAACACTAGAAGTGGTGTGTTGCTGTTTGGTTAGGACAGAACCCTGCAACCAGCCTGCCGCAAACACAACCTGACGCGAGATAACTCTGATACCTTCTTAAGTGAGGCAACCTCCCCTCTCATGGCGTTGAGCTCCAGCTCTCTGTTCTGGTTCTGCTGGGTGAGCACCTTCTCCATTTGTTTCACCTGACTCTCTGCACGAGACAGACTGTACTCCTGGAACATACGCTCCTGGTGCacctgcagcacacacacacactcacacttatGGTGTTCTACCTAGAAAAAGACTGATGAGATTATTTTAAACGTCTATATTAGGTAATACAACCATACCTGGTAGGTCCAGAAGGCCAGTGCCCGGGCACTTATGTCCAGCACCGTTTCGGGCCTCAGACCCGCGAGCACCATGGCCTTGTACTCCTCAGACGGCGACAACTCGGTGCGCACAATGTCCATCTTTCCAGACAGGGCAGACGAACAGGCCGGGCAAATGGCAGGGGAACGGCTGAACTCTCCTGATCCGTGCTGGTCACAGAAAGCATGCGAGCAGGCCGTTACCCATGCGAACCCGCACAGCTTGGACCTACACTTAGGGTAGTTGCAGAGTAGTGTGTCGTCACACAAAGACATGCTGTCaagaaaataaagcatttaGTGAGCATAGCTCACTCACAGTGTGCCAGACAAGACATGTTGAGAGAGCATGCCACCTACCAGCGCCATTATTAGCATGCAGTTAGCAGCATGATTAGCTAGATTACCATACAGGCTTGTTACATACAACATCACTAAAAACTGTCTATGTGAAATGAATAGCTAAATATAGAATGATTGGGAAGTGGCCACGACAGTCAATGAGTTTAGCTTACTTACTTAATTTAAATGGACAAAATTCTGACCTTTATGAAACTGAGAGATGCTAAATAATTAAAAGCTATCAGCTCTTGGCCAGCCACAGTAGAGACGGTGGAAGCAGGCTCCAATAAAAATTCTGATTGGCTAGCTAGTAATTTCAAGGAACCAATTAGATGTGATATTTATTATAATCTTATACTTTACATAGCGACCTGGTAACATTTTTGTACCCTTTCTGTTCtatatttttgcatattttctaGGTAACTGTTTTAATATAATTCCaaaccaaatattaaataaagtgAACTTCAGTGAACAaataaaaagctatattttttatCTAACAAAGTTATAATACACCAAATATCCCAATGTAAACTCATAAACTGGGTGTTGGAACATCTTCCATTTATGCAGCAATCCAAAAACATCATACTAACATAATGCTTGGTCTTTGATATGGAGTTAACTTGCCATCAGTGTCGGAACCAAAATGTGAGCAAAAGCACACATGTTGGTTGTAGGAAATGTATTGGGTGTTgagttaaataaattaaatacatatattactTTTTGGTCAGTTAGGGTCCCATTATTTAATATCACATTTTGGTTCATCTGAAAACACCcagtacaaaaaaaattgtcaaattAGAGTATATCAGATCAGAAAATACTTTCCCACTAGATATTACTGTAGTAGTTAtaaaaggtaaaacattttttgtaaataatatcATGTTGGATagagataaaaaatatttttactcttAGAATTTGCTGCTTCTCTTTTCCTGGGGTTCATTGTTTGCATGCAGGCCAGACAATTATTTTGTGTCAATTTAAATGAACTGGCCTCGTGCTTTTCTTTCTCGTCCTCCATGCATTGAGTGGGACATGTATGTGAGAACACCTACTTAAAAATggtccctttctctccctctctctctttatccctccTCCACGTGGTACAGGAGTATAGGCAGGGGGTGAAAGAGGGGCATTGTGCTGGAGCGGCACTGCATCCGGGGGTTCATAGTTAGAGAGAAGAGATGCTCACTCAACTGTGTCCAGTGCGCCATTGTCCAGATTCCCATCTATTCTCTGCCTTTTAAATAGAGCTATGCCTGCACCAGAACACTGGCAGAAGGGTGGGGAAAACTTGGAATCGAACACATGCATGTTCTGATGCGGAATGGATGGAAGCGCCTGGACATTCTCACACCAACCAGACTATATAATTAGCCGTATGTAAATCCTTGCGCTAATTGATCCCATTCATTTTGCAACAGTGAGCCGATAGACAGCCACGATCCCCCATGCGAAAAAATTTGCACATAATgatcatatactgtatattgatgaGATATTATTATCCTGTCTCTTTAAGACTTGTAGATTATAAACTgcgatacattttcaacattttatttgaatagacTGAATTAGTTATTTAATAACTGATAACAGCTAGAACAAATATTAATTTGCCACCACCTTATTACCCCAATTAtacaaatacttaaaaaatatatatacaccatCTTTTAAAGTTCCTTAACTTTTTTTGTGAAACAGCGTGTAACAAGAAAAGTCATATGGTACTTTGATTTATTCATGTGGATTTTACCACCCATAGGATGATCTTTAATTGAGAGTTTAGTGATGGCGTGGAGAAAATAcgcaaaacagagagaaaagggagaaccAGGGAGTCGGTGTTGCGCGCCATTGAAATGCAAATATCACCGAGGAACAAGGAgaggttgtgtgtgcgtgtgtgtgtgtggtgtgtgtgtgtgtgcaggttatTATGCGTGCCTGCGTATGTGTATgcaaggggggtggggggctggcGCAAATTGGGCAAGTTTGGCGAGCGAGAGAGGCGACTTTAGAAAAACAGCCACACACGAACTCACAGCAGCCTCATATGACACGGTCCATTTATACGGATTTCTATTTCAATCCCTGTTTGCTTTACTTCATCAAGGTACGATTCCGTTATCTTGATGAGTATCTGACTTTAAGATTTTC from Esox lucius isolate fEsoLuc1 chromosome 24, fEsoLuc1.pri, whole genome shotgun sequence carries:
- the LOC105028168 gene encoding E3 ubiquitin-protein ligase CCNB1IP1 isoform X4 — its product is MDIVRTELSPSEEYKAMVLAGLRPETVLDISARALAFWTYQVHQERMFQEYSLSRAESQVKQMEKVLTQQNQNRELELNAMRGEVASLKKVMDEYKRKYSEVSERLMERNRQYQKLQGLYDSLRLRNMVVGDREAPRQAAPPEFTTGVIRQPSPRGSPSFLATGPDGDSRLFSSLEPDTGGKTFFQFSSPARDKGRTLFKKY
- the LOC105028168 gene encoding E3 ubiquitin-protein ligase CCNB1IP1 isoform X3; translation: MLYFLDSMSLCDDTLLCNYPKCRSKLCGFAWVTACSHAFCDQHGSGEFSRSPAICPACSSALSGKMDIVRTELSPSEEYKAMVLAGLRPETVLDISARALAFWTYQVHQERMFQEYSLSRAESQVKQMEKVLTQQNQNRELELNAMRGEVASLKKVMDEYKRKYSEVSERLMERNRQYQKLQGLYDSLRLRNMVVGDREAPRQAAPPEFTTGQTGEGT
- the LOC105028168 gene encoding E3 ubiquitin-protein ligase CCNB1IP1 isoform X1 → MLYFLDSMSLCDDTLLCNYPKCRSKLCGFAWVTACSHAFCDQHGSGEFSRSPAICPACSSALSGKMDIVRTELSPSEEYKAMVLAGLRPETVLDISARALAFWTYQVHQERMFQEYSLSRAESQVKQMEKVLTQQNQNRELELNAMRGEVASLKKVMDEYKRKYSEVSERLMERNRQYQKLQGLYDSLRLRNMVVGDREAPRQAAPPEFTTGVIRQPSPRGSPSFLATGPDGDSRLFSSLEPDTGGKTFFQFSSPARDKGRTLFKKY
- the LOC105028168 gene encoding E3 ubiquitin-protein ligase CCNB1IP1 isoform X2; its protein translation is MSLCDDTLLCNYPKCRSKLCGFAWVTACSHAFCDQHGSGEFSRSPAICPACSSALSGKMDIVRTELSPSEEYKAMVLAGLRPETVLDISARALAFWTYQVHQERMFQEYSLSRAESQVKQMEKVLTQQNQNRELELNAMRGEVASLKKVMDEYKRKYSEVSERLMERNRQYQKLQGLYDSLRLRNMVVGDREAPRQAAPPEFTTGVIRQPSPRGSPSFLATGPDGDSRLFSSLEPDTGGKTFFQFSSPARDKGRTLFKKY